A stretch of the Neofelis nebulosa isolate mNeoNeb1 chromosome 1, mNeoNeb1.pri, whole genome shotgun sequence genome encodes the following:
- the MLNR gene encoding motilin receptor has product MGSPWNSSAGADGADGALLPCDERLCSPFPLEALVPVTAVCLGLFAVGVSGNVVTVLLIGRYRDMRTTTNLYLGSMAVSDLLILLGLPFDLYRLWRSRPWVFGQLLCRLSLYLGEGCTYATLLHMTALSVERYLAICRPLRARVLVTRRRVRALIAALWAVALLSAGPFFFLVGVEQDPGLDAVPDLNGSAPLTPSPRTSPPPSHPGSSRAPPLSPLSGLEAAAAAALFSRECRPSPAQLGALRVMLWVTTAYFFLPFLCLSVLYGLIGRELWRSRGPLRGPAASGREKGHRQTVRVLLVVVLAFIVCWLPFHVGRIIYINTEDSRMMNFSQYFNIVALQLFYLSASINPILYNLISKKYRAAAWKLLLATQSRQRSFCRSKDTEGDMGGDAAGYTETSANVQTSSTSTAKQVALSHNAETSGKTGL; this is encoded by the exons ATGGGCAGCCCCTGGAACAGCAGCGCCGGCGCGGACGGCGCGGACGGCGCGCTGCTGCCGTGCGACGAGCGCCTCTGCTCGCCCTTCCCCCTGGAGGCGCTGGTGCCTGTGACCGCCGTGTGCCTGGGCCTGTTCGCCGTCGGGGTGAGCGGCAACGTGGTGACGGTGCTGCTGATCGGGCGCTACCGGGACATGCGGACCACCACCAACCTGTACCTGGGCAGCATGGCCGTATCCGACCTGCTCATCCTGCTCGGGCTCCCCTTCGACCTGTACCGCCTCTGGCGCTCGCGGCCCTGGGTGTTCGGACAGCTGCTCTGCCGCCTCTCGCTCTACCTGGGCGAGGGCTGCACCTACGCCACGCTGCTGCACATGACGGCGCTCAGCGTCGAGCGCTACCTCGCCATCTGCCGCCCGCTCCGTGCCCGCGTCCTTGTCACCCGGCGCCGCGTCCGCGCCCTCATCGCCGCGCTCTGGGCGGTGGCGCTGCTCTCCGCCGGGCCCTTCTTCTTCCTGGTGGGCGTCGAGCAGGACCCCGGCCTCGACGCGGTCCCGGACCTAAACGGCAGCGCCCCGCTCACGCCCTCGCCCCGCACCTCGCCGCCACCGTCGCACCCCGGGTCCTCGCGAGCGCCACCGCTGTCCCCCCTGTCGGGCCTCGAggccgcggcggccgcggctCTGTTCAGCCGCGAGTGCCGGCCCAGCCCGGCTCAGCTAGGCGCGCTTCGCGTCATGCTTTGGGTCACCACCGCCTACTTCTTCCtgccctttctgtgcctcagcgTCCTCTACGGGCTCATCGGCCGGGAGCTGTGGAGGAGCCGGGGGCCGCTACGAGGCCCGGCCGCTTCTGGGCGCGAGAAGGGCCACCGGCAGACGGTCCGCGTCCTGC TGGTGGTGGTTCTGGCATTTATAGTGTGCTGGTTGCCTTTCCACGTTGGCAGGATCATTTACATAAATACGGAAGATTCCCGGATGATGAACTTCTCTCAGTACTTTAACATTGTtgctttgcaacttttctatctGAGTGCATCCATCAACCCAATCCTCTACAACCTCATTTCAAAGAAGTACAGAGCAGCGGCCTGGAAACTGCTGCTGGCTACACAGTCCAGACAGAGAAGTTTCTGCCGAAGCAAGGACACCGAGGGGGACATGGGAGGAGACGCTGCTGGCTACACAGAGACCAGCGCCAATGTACAGACGTCGTCAACCAGTACCGCCAAGCAAGTCGCCTTGTCCCACAATGCTGAGACTTCAGGGAAGACAGGTCTGTAG